From a single Drosophila sulfurigaster albostrigata strain 15112-1811.04 chromosome 3, ASM2355843v2, whole genome shotgun sequence genomic region:
- the LOC133841212 gene encoding probable Ufm1-specific protease 1, with the protein MTTTCELESSANAIEISPKTYSYALFEDVHLALSAAPGQGETLQTRGHFNYFHYGCDGTIDAGWGCGYRTLQTAISWIINKRNATATNVPSIREIQSILVKIGDKLPRFIGSRDWIGTLEECYVLDTLFDVPCKIQHVKQLNCDQVIDQIRQYFVEYAGFIAMGGLSDTASKGIAGIHQSPVAGTFLLVVDPHFSGVPSSKQQLIDAGYVRWMHMDEFRESAYNLCFILQK; encoded by the exons ATGACGACAACCTGTGAATTGGAATCGTCTGCAAATGCAATCGAAATAAGTCCAAAAACCTATAGTTATGCGCTATTCGAAGATGTGCATCTCGCGCTGTCAGCGGCACCAGGTCAAGGAGAAACGCTGCAGACTCGCGGACATTTCAACTATTTTCATTACGGCTGCGATGGCACTATTGATGCAGGTTGGGGCTGCGGCTATCGCACTTTACAAACGGCCATCTCATGGATTATTAATAAGCGCAATGCCACTGCAACAAATGTGCCCTCAATACGTGAGATTCAGAGCATTCTGGTTAAGATCGGTGACAAATTGCCGCGTTTTATTGGCTCACGCGATTGGATTGGCACGCTGGAGGAGTGTTATGTGTTGGATACGCTGTTCGACGTGCCGTGTAAGATTCAACACGTTAAACAGCTGAACTGCGACCAGGTGATTGACCAGATACGTCAATACTTTGTTGAGTACGCTGGTTTCATTGCCATGGGCGGGTTAAGCGACACAGCATCAAAGGGCATAGCGGGCATACATCAGAGTCCAGTGGCCGGCACATTTTTGCTGGTTGTG GATCCGCACTTCTCGGGCGTGCCGAGCAGCAAGCAACAGTTGATTGACGCGGGTTACGTGCGTTGGATGCACATGGATGAGTTTCGAGAGAGTGCCTATAATCTTTGCTTCATACTGCAGAAATAG